A genomic window from Candidatus Liberibacter americanus str. Sao Paulo includes:
- the recF gene encoding DNA replication/repair protein RecF (All proteins in this family for which functions are known are DNA-binding proteins that assist the filamentation of RecA onto DNA for the initiation of recombination or recombinational repair.), which translates to MVNKVKIKSLNLDEFRNYDSLHLEFNSQQNIFIGNNGSGKTNILEAISFLSPGRGLRRTSYSDVTRIGSPMLFSACANIEGMEGSADILIKLESKDDKNVRRLKINDLNVRTIDELNNHLRVSWIIPAMDRIFSGPSVERRSLLDRMVLSFDPKHRRRMIDFDRLMRSRNRLISEEYFDTSWCNSIEIQMAKLGIDITISRIKMIKKLSSTMTEYIEKEHFPHIELNLSGFLDNKFDKYYLELEQEYANILLRNRKIDAIAGRTLIGPHRSDLIANYCDKHAKIDQASTGEQKIVLIGIFLSHAILIYNTTGFAPILLLDEIAAHLDEKRRNSLFQIITDIGSQTFITGTDKSIFSSINKSATFIYIANNKASYL; encoded by the coding sequence ATGGTTAATAAAGTTAAAATTAAAAGTTTAAATCTTGACGAATTTCGTAATTATGATTCGTTGCATCTAGAATTCAATTCACAACAAAATATATTTATTGGAAATAATGGATCAGGAAAAACTAATATTTTAGAAGCTATATCTTTCCTATCGCCAGGACGGGGATTGCGACGTACGTCATATTCCGATGTAACACGTATAGGCTCTCCTATGCTTTTTTCTGCATGTGCAAACATAGAAGGAATGGAGGGATCGGCAGATATATTAATTAAATTAGAATCAAAAGATGATAAAAACGTGAGACGTTTAAAAATTAATGATCTTAATGTACGAACTATAGACGAACTAAATAATCATCTGCGAGTAAGTTGGATTATCCCCGCCATGGATCGAATTTTTAGCGGACCTTCTGTAGAAAGGCGTAGTCTACTAGACAGAATGGTTCTTTCCTTTGATCCTAAACATAGACGTCGCATGATTGATTTTGATCGCTTAATGCGTAGTAGAAACCGTTTAATATCTGAGGAATATTTTGATACATCTTGGTGTAATAGCATTGAAATACAAATGGCTAAACTAGGTATTGATATAACTATATCACGTATAAAAATGATTAAAAAACTTTCTTCAACCATGACAGAATATATAGAAAAAGAACATTTTCCTCATATTGAACTCAATTTATCTGGTTTTTTAGATAATAAATTCGATAAGTATTACCTTGAATTAGAACAAGAATATGCCAATATTCTTTTAAGAAACCGCAAAATTGATGCTATTGCAGGACGCACTTTAATTGGGCCTCATCGAAGTGATCTGATAGCTAATTATTGCGATAAACACGCAAAAATAGATCAAGCTTCAACAGGAGAACAAAAAATAGTTTTGATTGGAATTTTTTTATCGCACGCGATACTAATATACAATACAACAGGATTTGCGCCTATTTTATTATTAGACGAAATTGCAGCGCATCTTGATGAGAAAAGACGTAATTCATTATTTCAAATCATCACAGATATAGGAAGTCAAACTTTTATAACCGGCACTGACAAATCAATTTTTTCTTCTATAAATAAATCTGCAACATTTATATACATTGCTAATAACAAAGCATCTTATCTATAA